The Branchiostoma lanceolatum isolate klBraLanc5 chromosome 10, klBraLanc5.hap2, whole genome shotgun sequence genome has a window encoding:
- the LOC136444089 gene encoding intelectin-1a-like — protein sequence MKAIIVLLSVISIGFGLPNDVSMRAVNEDTCQYTFVVPHDAPPTHSCSETGYLLTDLEDLQDTVEGQQTEINAFLEEQMNHTRKLLELELELERERARRAELELELEREKNNRQTNDLNLTSVVNALNNRLSHVETMVTATETLASLDHGLGTELNPASSCLLIKQNNPSSQDGAYFLIGKDGTIYQTYCDMTTAGGGWTLVSSVHEDDMYGKCTAGDRWSSTRGNNINYPGGDGNWANVHTFGSMGSATTDDYKNPGYFSISASNVMLWHVPNNVPPEEYKTAAYLRYRTSNGFLDGYGGNLYSLFKDHFPIGYNLGTYTHDNGPAIPIVYEQGSDHLVQSLLPPNVVSRSEAIPGFVQFRVFNYESACHAVCPGVNFVGYNSEHVCIGGGGYWAEGAPKQCGDYVSKDYNGYGTGVGWSSNQLVTESVIMFFYR from the exons ATGAAGGCCATCATAGTCTTATTGTCCGTTATATCCATTGGATTCGGCCTTCCAAACGATGTCTCTATGCGTGCTGTAAATGAGGATACGTGCCAGTACACGTTCGTGGTTCCTCATGACGCGCCCCCCACCCACTCCTGCTCCGAAACTGGATACCTGCTAACTGACCTGGAAGATCTACAGGACACCGTCGAGGGACAGCAG ACAGAAATCAATGCGTTTTTGGAAGAACAAATGAACCATACGAGAAAACTATTGGAGCTTGAGTTGGAACTGGAGCGGGAGAGAGCCAGGCGTGCGGAGCTGGAGTTGGAGCTCGAAAGAGAGAAGAACAATCGTCAGACCAACGACTTGAACCTCACTAGCGTTGTCAACGCCCTGAACAATCGTCTGTCACATGTAGAAACTATGGTCACGGCTACTGAAACATTGGCTAGCCTGGACCACGGTCTCGGTACCGAGCTCAACCCCGCCTCCTCCTGCCTTCTCATCAAACAGAACAACCCCTCCAGCCAGGACGGTGCCTACTTCCTTATCGGGAAGGACGGAACCATCTACCAGACCTACTGCGACATGACCACGGCCGGAGGCGGCTGGACGCTGGTCTCCAGCGTGCACGAGGACGACATGTACGGCAAGTGTACGGCCGGGGATCGCTGGTCCAGCACCCGCGGGAACAACATCAACTACCCCGGCGGAGATGGCAACTGGGCCAACGTGCACACCTTCGGCTCAATGGGGTCGGCCACCACCGACGACTACAAGAACCCAGGCTACTTCAGCATCAGCGCCTCCAACGTCATGCTGTGGCACGTGCCGAACAACGTGCCGCCGGAAGAGTACAAGACCGCCGCCTACCTACGGTACCGCACCTCCAACGGTTTCCTGGATGGCTACGGAGGAAACCTGTACTCGCTGTTCAAAGATCACTTCCCAATTGGCTACAATTTGGGCACGTACACCCACGACAACGGTCCGGCCATCCCCATTGTGTACGAACAGGGCAGTGATCATCTGGTGCAGTCACTGTTGCCTCCCAACGTTGTTTCACGGAGTGAAGCCATCCCTGGATTCGTGCAGTTTCGGGTCTTCAACTACGAGAGTGCCTGCCATGCTGTTTGTCCGGGCGTCAACTTCGTCGGTTACAACTCCGAGCACGTGTGTATCGGTGGAGGTGGATACTGGGCGGAAGGTGCGCCTAAGCAGTGCGGTGACTACGTCTCCAAGGACTACAACGGCTATGGTACTGGTGTGGGCTGGAGCTCCAACCAGCTGGTCACGGAGTCCGTCATCATGTTCTTTTACCGCTGA
- the LOC136444110 gene encoding calmodulin-like isoform X1, whose amino-acid sequence MAGRDTGHDPAVIEEQSAGSERTAAGKHHHHHRRLSFSGIRTSLRRSSAARGSSHGADSDKMSEEEIQEWRDAFDVFDRDRDGAISAKELGSAMRSLGMDPTEFEIQELLNEVDTDGTGTIYFSEFLALVTRPMDADQELENELREAFRVFDKEGNGFISVPDLRHVMMNIADKMAEEEVDEMMEEADVEGDGQVCYEEFIRIMINK is encoded by the exons ATGGCCGGGAGGGACACAGGGCACGACCCTGCAGTTATTGAAGAACAGTCCGCCGGTTCAGAGCGCACGGCTGCCGGTAaacatcaccaccaccaccgccgACTGTCCTTCTCTGGTATCCGCACTAGTCTTCGCAGGTCCTCCGCTGCCAGGGGAAGCTCACACGGCGCAGACTCCGACAAAATGAGTGAAGAAGAGATTCAAGAATGGAGAGATGCCTTCGACGTGTTTGACAGAGACAGGGACGGTGCCATCAGCGCTAAGGAGTTGGGCTCTGCTATGAGGTCACTTGGGATGGACCCTACCGAGTTTGAAATCCAG GAGCTGCTGAACGAAGTGGATACAGACGGGACGGGAACGATCTATTTCTCCGAGTTCCTTGCCCTGGTCACGAGACCCATGGACGCCGACCAGGAGCTTGAGAACGAGCTGCGCGAGGCATTTCGGGTATTTGACAAGGAGGGCAACGGCTTCATTAG CGTTCCAGACCTTCGTCACGTGATGATGAACATCGCAGACAAGATGGCGGAGGAGGAGGTTGATGAGATGATGGAGGAGGCTGATGTGGAGGGGGACGGACAGGTCTGCTATGAAGAGTTCATTCGGATTATGATTAACAAGTGA
- the LOC136444110 gene encoding calmodulin-like isoform X2: MAFSQQSLRRSSAARGSSHGADSDKMSEEEIQEWRDAFDVFDRDRDGAISAKELGSAMRSLGMDPTEFEIQELLNEVDTDGTGTIYFSEFLALVTRPMDADQELENELREAFRVFDKEGNGFISVPDLRHVMMNIADKMAEEEVDEMMEEADVEGDGQVCYEEFIRIMINK, translated from the exons TCTTCGCAGGTCCTCCGCTGCCAGGGGAAGCTCACACGGCGCAGACTCCGACAAAATGAGTGAAGAAGAGATTCAAGAATGGAGAGATGCCTTCGACGTGTTTGACAGAGACAGGGACGGTGCCATCAGCGCTAAGGAGTTGGGCTCTGCTATGAGGTCACTTGGGATGGACCCTACCGAGTTTGAAATCCAG GAGCTGCTGAACGAAGTGGATACAGACGGGACGGGAACGATCTATTTCTCCGAGTTCCTTGCCCTGGTCACGAGACCCATGGACGCCGACCAGGAGCTTGAGAACGAGCTGCGCGAGGCATTTCGGGTATTTGACAAGGAGGGCAACGGCTTCATTAG CGTTCCAGACCTTCGTCACGTGATGATGAACATCGCAGACAAGATGGCGGAGGAGGAGGTTGATGAGATGATGGAGGAGGCTGATGTGGAGGGGGACGGACAGGTCTGCTATGAAGAGTTCATTCGGATTATGATTAACAAGTGA